From the Candidatus Delongbacteria bacterium genome, the window TGTAGATAAACCAAGAGAATCTTCAAGTATTTTGAAAAATTGATCTTCACCCATAATTTGAAGATTTTCATCTATCATTTGTTCTGTGAAAAAAATGGTTCCATTTCCATCTGTTAGGGTGTTTCCTCCAGTAAAATATGCTGGAATATGCATATAATCGATATTAAGATATTCTGAAACATAAGTGTTTATTAGATCATCTTCTTCATAACCTTTTAGGTTTTTATTACCACCTGAAACCCAAGGGTATCCATCGAAAATAGGATCTCCGATAAACATTTTTGCTTCATCAAACAGTGAAACAGGACCCCAATCTCTAGTCCAATGAGAATTTGTTGGTGCAAAGATAAACTCTACATTATCCATGTTTACGTTATAAAAGTTAAAAACATAAGTAGCATCATTTTGCTCAACTTCATTTTGCAACAAGACATAAAGTTTATCATCTTTTGCGAGCTCATAAACAAGCTCAATGGGAATCCCTAATTGCCACTTAATTAAAGTACCTATTGCAGGTTCCCATTCTGCACACATTCTATATGCGGCAAATGCATTCATTACGGCTAAAAGTATTATGTAAAAAGTGGTTTTCATTTAATACACCCTTTTTTATAAAAGGTATAAAAAAAATCAATAAACACAAAAGAATATTTAAAACCGATAGTAGCAATATAAAAAAGAAATTATTTTGCTATCAATAAAACTTAACATTAAATTACTTTTAGAAAAACTGTCAGATAATGATATTAATCAACTATTAAGGGGATCATGGCTGAGCATATTCAATTCATATATGATGAAGATAAAGTAAATGTCTTTATCAAACTCGTTGGAGAAGTTGAGGAGATAAGCGAAAGGTACGTTCGAAACAGACTAAAAGACTCTGGGATTATTTTTGGTGTTTTGGATCAGTCAATTATTGATCTTTTTGGGGATAAAAGCAAAGAGTTTAAGTCTGGAAAAAAGATTTTACTAGCCAGAGGAATTGCTCCAACCAAAGGGAAAAATGGATATCCTGAATATTTAATTTCTGATGAAATTAGTATAAAAGAAAATGATAGGGGATTAGTTGATTTTTATGATATTGGAATCATAAAAACAGTTAAAAGAGGTGAAAAGCTTGTACATATTCATCCTCCTGGACACGGTAGCCCAGGTAAAAATGTTTATGAAGAGATTTTACCACCTAAGCTTGGAGATGAGGTGAAAGTCAAAGAGCTCATTATTGATGGAGCTGAGATAAAAGACAATTATATTGTTGCAGCTAGAGATGGTAGATATAGAAGATTTGCTGATGGTAAAGTAGGAGTTCTTGAGGAGGTTGTTGTAGATGGTGATCTGAATTTTAGTGTAGGAAATATTAGTACAACGGCTACAATTAATGTTAAAAGAGATATCCTTTCAAGATTTGAAATTAGCACTACTACAGACATTAATGTTTACGGTTCAATCGAAGATGCTAAAATTTTTGCTGGAGAAAATCTGGTATGTAGATCAGGTATTCTTTCTGGTGAAAAACCAATTACGGCAGGTACAATTAAGGCAAAATACATTACTGGGAGAAAAAATATTACCTGTAATGATATTTATATTGAAGATATGATTTCGTCATCTATTATAAGGGTTAAAAAAATTTTGGAGGCAAAAAAGCTAACTGGTGGTCTTACGCAAGTTATGGAAGGTTTTATTGTCGGTGAACTTGGAAATAAATCTTTTCAGAAAACTAAAATAGATGTTGGTTTTCAAGAGGAAGATCTGATGGATATGGCGAAACTTTATTCCGAGATGAAAAAGAAGCATATGGAAGTTCAAAATATTGAGAGAGAGATTGAATCTGTGAAAGCTGCAATCAAAGAAATCGATGTTAGAGTGGAAGGATTGAGAATTACCGGTAAAGATATGTTAGCCGATAAAATGATGAAGGAACGAGAAAAGAAAGAAATAATGCTTGGTATTTATGATGAAAAAAAGATTCCAATTCGTAATAGATATAAAGAGTTAAAAGATGAATATGAAGAGCTGTTGAGAATTAGAAATGATAACAATAAAAAAATGATTATTCTAAATAAGTTGTATCCAAATGTAACAATAACTTTAAATTCCAAGCTAACTTATACAACAAAAACCACTATGGAGAGAATTGAATTCAGAATTAACGATGAAGGAGAATTATATCCTTTCGAGTTAAAGACTTTACCGAAGAAAAAATGATGCAATCTAAATTCTTGTGTAAAAATTGTAATACCTTTAAAAACCTAAACTACTTTGATGTTTATTTCAAAAAAAAATACTCCTTGAGCTGATAAACTAAGCTATTCAATCTTTTATGCAACTTTTGTAGCCTCTTAATAGATAATGTTTGTAAATTATAACTTCTTAGCAAAAGTAGATTTTGATTTCAAGCGATCAAATCAAAAGGTGAGACTATTACTAATCATACAATTTCCCAAAATTCTCTCAGTTTAGCATTCGTCAACCTCTTGAGTTTATCCACAATTAGTCCTCTATGCTCACAACCCACAATAATTAGATAATTATCAAACTCGTTTTTATTCAAGATTTTTAAGATATTGTCAATCATAATAATGTTTCTTTTATGCCAAGCATCAGCAAAGAAAGTTAGTTCATCTGAAAAATCTAAATAATCTTCAAACATCTTTGAAATCTTAGGTATAATTTCTGTAGAAAAAGAATGATTCATTGCTATTATATTATCGAAGAAGTTGGAGTTTATAGTTTTTGCATCAAAATTCATCATCATATCCATGGCACTATTTTCAGCCCTAGTGTCAAGTTCTATAATATTTGAATAAAGAGAGCTTCCATGATTATTAAAAATGTAATTCTTAAATTCTACACTTTTTTCCATCAAGGAATATTCTCTATTACTAAAATTCGTTTTCTCATAAAAATCATCACGTTCTTCCCAATCTATTGGAACGATTATTAAGTTGAGCTCTTTAGCAACTTCATTTACAGCTACGCCATCTGGATAATTTTCACCGTAAAGATCTATCAAGTTACTCTCAAAATTATCGTTTTCATCAATCATTTTTGAGGTAGCTTCCATCAAAATAACATCAGGTTTTAGATTAGTAATTATACGTTTTAAATCATTTTTAGTGTATTTCTTGTTAGTATTATGAGCACCATGAATTGTACCTAAAATAGTAATGCTTTTAATATTCATAGCTAACCTTCTTCAGTTAAATATTATTGTTTGATTTTAAAATCAATCCAATAGCTAGTTTGTATTTGACTACTCACTTCTGGTTTTAAAATTCAAAATATAGGAATCATATAAGTTTTTCTTCTTATTGCTATCAATGAACCATTGAGAAGGAAATGAAATTGAATATTCTTTGTTAGGAACAAGTTCAACAGTAAGAATCCACTCTGTTTTGGAGTCTTCATTCCATTTTGCACTTTTTATAATAGGCATTCCATCACTTCCAAGATTTCCATAAGTACAACCATTACTCTTTGTATGCATCGGAGTATCGAAAGTTAAAATAATCTCTGTAATATTAAAATCAACACTATCATCTTCATTTTCAATATTAAATTTAACTAATTTGGGGCTTCCTTTTCTTAATTCATCCTTGATATCCTCTGGTGAAAGATTATTGTGCAATTCTACAATTTTAGGAATGAACTCAGAAAGATTTTTGTAGTCACCATTTTCATATTCTTCCAAAAGCTCAACAAATTTGTCTATAGTCAGAAATCCCCTTGCTTTTTCTCTGGAGATTTCACTTTCGATAGCTTCTGGAGTGATTTTGTCATCAATATGTGCGATGAGATATCTAATAACAGACGCTCTCACAAATAATTCGTACATCATTGTTTTAGCACTTCCATACGCTTGTCTAGCCATTTCAGCATTTACTACTTTATAGAATTTTTCAGCAATAGGCATAAGTTGTGAATAATTTTTTTCTACAATAGGGTTTGAAAAAGAGTGATTAAACTCATGAATCAACGTGCTAAAAATATTAAAATTATAATCAGGGTAACCTTTTTCATCTTCGATTGTAGTCCCAATAATGGCGTATATTTCTTCGCTGTTGTTTTTTAGATTCAATTTTGGTCCATAATTGCTGGGTCCATTCGACATGCTTAAAATCAAATTGAAATCACCATTTTCTTTCTCTCTATAGAACTTTTCAAACCAGTTAAAATCAACTTCATCTAAAATCTTTTTAAAATTTAGTTCAGCTTTCTTATAAATATCAATATTGGAGTTGAAGAATTTCTTAAATTCAGATTTTTTATAGAAATCGTTTAGAAGTTCTAAAAAATCAGAAGTTTCATCCTCCCATCTTCCATCCAGACTACTTTCTATGATATCATCTCTTAACGTCAGTTTTTCATCTTCAATTTTCAAACAGATTGCCATAGACATTACGGCATCATAACCCACTCCGTTTGACTCTCTTAATGATTGAACAAACGTTGTTATCTGATGATCCTTAACTGCTTCAAAATAACTATCAATCTTTGATGTGTAAGTTTTAAAATGGCGACTTCCATATTCATCTGCTCCTGACAATCGAAAAACAATGCTTAAAAGTTCAGCTCTTTCATCTACTCTAGGAGTGATTGTATTTTCAGCAGCTTTAATAGTTGTTAGAACTATTAGTAAAAGGATTATTTTTTTTATAAGATTCATATTAGTTTTCCTCCTGATAACGTCTTTTCAAACATTGTGATTTGACAAATTTATTATGAATTTTTCTAAATTTCTGCATTTAATCCGTAAAAGATATATCCTTTCCAAAAGTTTGAGCATTTATTGTTATCGAAGCTGTAAGAGGATAAGAGAAGAGTTTTTTAACCGACAAATACCCTCCTTAATGATTTGTTTTTTTTGTTTTTACTATTGTATAAGTCACGACATTCACGAATCATATATTTCCATATAGATGTTGCATTTTAAGGTTTAGTAGACAGTCTGTAAGATATCAATATATTAAAATAAAACATCAACAAACTCATTCAATAATCTTTACTAACAATAGGATTAGGAATTGACTATACATTTTATATGGTTATTTTAACTTACTGTAAAATAATTTTACCATAATTTAAATCAAACCTATCCAGTAATTCTAATCTTCTTTAGATATTATTGATATTTTTTGTTTTTGTCAACGTTTTAAAATTGCAATTACAAATCGTATCTTCCGTTTGCTAGAAAAAGTACTCTCTTAATTCCATTTTTATTTCTATCTGTTTATCAAATGATCACAAGACGATGACTTACTTAATGAAAACTATTTCTTCATTAGTTTACTTACAGGAATATTGAATTAGTTATTAATACGAAACTACTTTTATGTTTTTACTAAACAATAAATCGAATTACTAATTCTGTTTTAATTAAACAAATATTTTATTACATTATAATTTTCCTGTGAAAAATACGATTTAATTTGACTTTGTAGGCTATAAATGATATTTTTTACCTTGGATAAATTTAGACTAAAACGATAGAGAAAAACAGAGAGATCGTATGCTAGAAAAAGTTGAAAAAATGTATGAAGAAGTTGTAAAAAGCCTTAAAAATAGTATGAGTCTCGATAATTTGGAAGAATTGAGAGTTAAATATTTATCAAGAAAAGGTGAAATTTTACAACTATTTTCATTGATGAAAGAAGCTGATGTTTCTATAAAAAAAGAACTAGGTCAAAAATTAAACGAACTTAAAGATACTGCTTTCAATCTATTAAATGAGAGAAAAGAAGAACTTTCACTAAGTAATGAGAAGACTATTGACCTAACCCTTCCTGCCAGAAAACCTGTAGCTGGGAAGGTTCATCCTATCCAAAGAGTTTTGGAAGATCTGAAAGTAATTTTCGGAAAAATGGGTTTTACAATTGCTTCCGGACCAGAAATTGAAACTGAATATTATATTTTTGATGCTTTAAATATGCCTGAATGGCATCCAGCTAGAAAAGTAACAGATTCAATTTATGTGAGTACTAAAGATCAGATTCTTTTAAGAACTGAAACTTCATCTGTTCAAGTAAGAACAATGGAAAAAGGTCAACCTCCTTTCAGAATTGTTGCTCCTGGTCGAGTCTACAGAAATGAAAAAGAGAATGCAACTCATACTGCTATGTTTACACAATGTGAAGGTTTGTATGTTGATAAGAATGTTTCATTTAATGATCTAAAAGGCACCTTGTTAGAGTTTTTTAGAGCATTATATGGTGAAAATACACATGTTAGATTTAGACCTCATTTTTTCCCATTTACTGAACCATCAGCAGAAGTTGATGTAACTTGTTTTAAGTGTGGTGGGAAAGGGTGTTCACTTTGTAAACACAGCGGATGGATTGAACTTGGTGGTTGTGGCATGGTAAATCCCAAAGTACTAGAAGGTGTAGGTATTGATTCTGAAGTTTATACAGGGTTTGCCTTTGGTCTTGGAATAGAGCGTGTTACAATGCTTAGATATGGAATTTCAGATATAAGGGATCTATACGAAAATGATCTAAGATTCCTAGAACAATTTTAAATAAAAAACAGAGTTTAGAATATGGCTATGAAATTATCATTAAACTGGTTGAAAGATTATATTGACTTCAAAAGCGATACAAAAACAATTGTAGATCGATTGACATTCCTTGGCTTTGAAATTGAAAAAGTTGAGAAAATTGAAAATTTATTCGAAAATGTTGTTGTAGGTAAAGTCGTTTCAAAAACGAAGCATCCCGAAGCTGATAAACTTTCAATTTGTATTGTTGATGTCGGACAGGATGAGAATCTGCAAATTGTTTGTGGAGCCCCAAATGTTGACAAAGATCAAACAGTCCCGGTTGCACTTGTAGGGGCTGTACTTGGTGAAATAAAAATAAAAAAATCGAAACTGCGTGGTGTTGAATCCTGCGGGATGATCTGTGCTGAGGACGAACTTGGTTTATCTGATAATCATGATGGTATTATGATTTTAGATGATAAATATACAGCAGGAACTCCTTTAAATGATTTGTTTGGTTATGAAGATACTGTTCTTGAGGTTGATCTGACACCAAACAGACCAGATATGCTTGGTTATTTTGGATTTGCTAGAGAGTTCAGAATTTTTGATACTGCAAAAGAGTTCAAGAAACCTGAGGTTAAAATATTCTCAAACGGGGATAAAACTGAAAATTATCTTAAACTTTCTGTACTTGATCCAAAAGCTTGTCCAAGGTATACTGCACGTTTTGTAAAAAATGTAACAGTAAAAGAATCTCCGGACTGGCTAAAAGAAAAGCTCACCGCCGTGGGTTTGCGACCTATCAACAATATTGTTGATATTACAAATTACGTGATGATGGAAACCGGTCATCCTCTTCATGCTTTTGATTATTCAGAAATAAAAGGTTCTGAAATAATTGTAAAAAAAGGGTTTGAAGGTGACAAATTTGTAACTTTAGACGATGCTACACATACTTTGAACAATGATACATTGATGATCTGTGATAAGGAAAGACCATTGGCTATGGCTGGTGTGATGGGTGGTCTAAATTCAGGTGTAAATGATAATACAAAAAATGTTGTTCTGGAAGTGGCTTTTTTCAACTTAGTGGATATTAGACATGCGACTAGAGATTATAATATTTCTACTGATTCTGCAAGAAGATTTGAAAGAGGCGTAGATCCAAACGATGCATTATATGTAATTGATCGTGCTGCTTCACTGATTGAAGAAATAGCAGGTGGTGAAGTTGCAGAAAAAGCTCTTGATTTTTATCCTGAAGCTATCATTAATAAAACTATAGAACTTAGAATCTCAAGATGTAATAAAGTTCTTGGTTTTAAAATTCCAAAAATTGATGTTATCACTTATTTAAAACAGATTGAATTTTCAGTGAAGGAAATTGATGATGACAAATTAAGTGTTACAGTTCCTACTTTCAGACCGGATGTGGAAAATGAGATTGATTTGATTGAAGAAGTTGTTAGAGTTCATGGCTATGAAAAAATCCCTGAATCTTCAACAACTACATTTGATTTGAGTGTGAAATTCAATAAAAGAGATCTTTTGATTGATTCACTTAGAAAAGATATGCTCAATCTTGGTTTGAATGAAATTTGTTCAAGAACTATGCAGGATGTAAAGTTTAATAAAATTTTCAATGAAAATATGGTTATTCTAGAGCATCCATTAAATGATGAAATGAATAGTATGAGAACTTCAGTTATTAGTTCTTTGATGCTATGTGCAAGTAGAAATATCAGACACAGAATTGATAGTGTTGCCATTTTTGAGAGTGGAAGAATCTTTAGAAGGAATGAGGGTTCAATTTTAGAACATGACTCCATAGCCTTCCTTTTAGCAGGAAAAAAATCGGTCAAAAGTTGGAATCAGGAAGAAGTTGAGTTTGATTTCTATGATGTAAAAGGCTATTTCGAAGCATTGGCAGATTTGCGAGGAATTAGGGACTTCAGGTATGAACCATGTAGTGACGCTTGCTATTTTGATAAGAATATGACATTAAATGTGTATTCTTCTGATAGACTGATTGCAAGGTTTGGTAGAATCAGTAAAAAAGTATATCAAGTATTCGATATTGATAAAGATGTTTTTGTTTGTGAACTATTTATTGACGAAATGGAAAGATGTGAAGAAAAGTTAACGTTTTCACTTAAACCAGTTTCAAAATACCCAAAAGTTATCAAAGATTTATCAATTCTAATGGATGAATCTATGACTTGTGAAACAGTAATATCATCTATAAATAAATATGGAGGTTATAATCTTAAGAAAGTAGAAGTAATTGATTTCTATCAGGGTAATCAGATAGAAAGTGGCAAGAAATCCTACTCTTTCAGACTGGAGTTCCAATCTGAAAACTCCACATTAAATGACAAAGATATAGAAAAACTTTTCAATAAAGTTATCAATGGTGTAAAACACAATTTGAAAGTTGAAATAAGATAAAAGGGTAATAGGATGGAAGGAATAAAAATTGAAAAAATTAAAGAGATGATTCAAAACGCAAGTTCAAAAATTGTTTCTTTAAAAGATGAACTTAATGAATCAAAACTTGAAAATAGCAGTATGGCTGAAAAAATCACTGTTCTTGAAAATAAAGAGATTGAATATAAAAATAATATCATTCAGCTTGAAGGGAGAATACAAGATCTTGAACAGCAGCTCAGTTCAACAATTGAACAAAATAGAAGTGCTGTATATCAGATTGAAAGTGATTTAGCTGATTTAGAAAAGCTATTTTCGACTCCAAAAGTTGAATTTGGAACTTTAGAGGAAACTAAAAATGTTGCAACAGATTCTTTATTTCCTAAAAATGATGACGAGATGAGTCTTGATGATCTGAATTCAAAACTTAGCGATATATCTATGCTTATGGGAAATGATAACTAATGAGCAATACTGTTAAAGTAACTATATTTGGTGAGGAATACACAATTAAAACTCAAGAAACTAGTAAGTGGGTTGAAGATTGTGCGAAAATAGTCGACACTAAAATGAAAAATATTAGTGCTGAAATTTCGGTTAATTCTCCACACAAGATTGCTATTTTGACAGCATTAAACCTTACTGCAGAGTTAATGAATCTCAAAAATCAGTACGGTAAATTGTTTGATTCGATCAATGATGAATTAGGAGACCTTTGTAAAAAATTGGAATCCTAGACTTGGGGGTATTGCAATAATAGACTTTCTATATATAGCAATATAATTAATTAAGAGGTATATTTGAGGTAATAATGGAAATTTACATATTAGTAATCGTCGGACTGGTTTCAGCTCTGATAGGTTATATGATATCTTATTGGAAGGTACAAAGTAAGATTGGCAATGCTAAAGTAATTGCTAAGAAAATGGAAGATGATGCAAAAAAGATTCTTATAGATGCTGAGAAAGATGTTGAGTCACTAAAAAAGGATTTCGAAGTTCAAAAGTTAAAAGAAGAGAGTAGACTTAACGAGGAGATAAAGAAGAAAAGAGAGAAGCTTGAAGATGAAATCGAAAAGCAAAAAGAAAAGATAAACGAAAAAGATAAAGAACTAATTGAACGTAAATACAAACTTGATAATATCGACAACGATTTAAAGAAACGTGAAAAAGAGATTAAAAGTAAAGAACAGTCTGTAAAGGATAAAGAGAATTACGTAGAAACAAAAAAAGTTGAACTGGAAGATACAATTGCAAAGCAAGTAAAAACCCTTGAGAGAATTTCTGGAATGACTCAGGATGAAGCTTTAGATCATCTCAAAAATACTTTGATTAATAAAGCGAAGGATGATGTTGCTGTAACTATAAAAGAGATTAAAGATCAGGCTAGGGAAGAGGCTGATAAAGAAGCTAAGGAGATTGTTGTTTCAGCAATACAAAGAACTGCAGCAGATCATAGTGCTGATACTACTGTTTCTGTAATAAATTTACCAAATGATGAGATTAAAGGTAGAATAATTGGTAGAGAG encodes:
- a CDS encoding phenylalanine--tRNA ligase subunit beta translates to MAMKLSLNWLKDYIDFKSDTKTIVDRLTFLGFEIEKVEKIENLFENVVVGKVVSKTKHPEADKLSICIVDVGQDENLQIVCGAPNVDKDQTVPVALVGAVLGEIKIKKSKLRGVESCGMICAEDELGLSDNHDGIMILDDKYTAGTPLNDLFGYEDTVLEVDLTPNRPDMLGYFGFAREFRIFDTAKEFKKPEVKIFSNGDKTENYLKLSVLDPKACPRYTARFVKNVTVKESPDWLKEKLTAVGLRPINNIVDITNYVMMETGHPLHAFDYSEIKGSEIIVKKGFEGDKFVTLDDATHTLNNDTLMICDKERPLAMAGVMGGLNSGVNDNTKNVVLEVAFFNLVDIRHATRDYNISTDSARRFERGVDPNDALYVIDRAASLIEEIAGGEVAEKALDFYPEAIINKTIELRISRCNKVLGFKIPKIDVITYLKQIEFSVKEIDDDKLSVTVPTFRPDVENEIDLIEEVVRVHGYEKIPESSTTTFDLSVKFNKRDLLIDSLRKDMLNLGLNEICSRTMQDVKFNKIFNENMVILEHPLNDEMNSMRTSVISSLMLCASRNIRHRIDSVAIFESGRIFRRNEGSILEHDSIAFLLAGKKSVKSWNQEEVEFDFYDVKGYFEALADLRGIRDFRYEPCSDACYFDKNMTLNVYSSDRLIARFGRISKKVYQVFDIDKDVFVCELFIDEMERCEEKLTFSLKPVSKYPKVIKDLSILMDESMTCETVISSINKYGGYNLKKVEVIDFYQGNQIESGKKSYSFRLEFQSENSTLNDKDIEKLFNKVINGVKHNLKVEIR
- the pheS gene encoding phenylalanine--tRNA ligase subunit alpha; the protein is MLEKVEKMYEEVVKSLKNSMSLDNLEELRVKYLSRKGEILQLFSLMKEADVSIKKELGQKLNELKDTAFNLLNERKEELSLSNEKTIDLTLPARKPVAGKVHPIQRVLEDLKVIFGKMGFTIASGPEIETEYYIFDALNMPEWHPARKVTDSIYVSTKDQILLRTETSSVQVRTMEKGQPPFRIVAPGRVYRNEKENATHTAMFTQCEGLYVDKNVSFNDLKGTLLEFFRALYGENTHVRFRPHFFPFTEPSAEVDVTCFKCGGKGCSLCKHSGWIELGGCGMVNPKVLEGVGIDSEVYTGFAFGLGIERVTMLRYGISDIRDLYENDLRFLEQF
- a CDS encoding DUF4932 domain-containing protein, producing the protein MNLIKKIILLLIVLTTIKAAENTITPRVDERAELLSIVFRLSGADEYGSRHFKTYTSKIDSYFEAVKDHQITTFVQSLRESNGVGYDAVMSMAICLKIEDEKLTLRDDIIESSLDGRWEDETSDFLELLNDFYKKSEFKKFFNSNIDIYKKAELNFKKILDEVDFNWFEKFYREKENGDFNLILSMSNGPSNYGPKLNLKNNSEEIYAIIGTTIEDEKGYPDYNFNIFSTLIHEFNHSFSNPIVEKNYSQLMPIAEKFYKVVNAEMARQAYGSAKTMMYELFVRASVIRYLIAHIDDKITPEAIESEISREKARGFLTIDKFVELLEEYENGDYKNLSEFIPKIVELHNNLSPEDIKDELRKGSPKLVKFNIENEDDSVDFNITEIILTFDTPMHTKSNGCTYGNLGSDGMPIIKSAKWNEDSKTEWILTVELVPNKEYSISFPSQWFIDSNKKKNLYDSYILNFKTRSE
- a CDS encoding cell division protein ZapA — protein: MSNTVKVTIFGEEYTIKTQETSKWVEDCAKIVDTKMKNISAEISVNSPHKIAILTALNLTAELMNLKNQYGKLFDSINDELGDLCKKLES
- a CDS encoding DUF342 domain-containing protein encodes the protein MAEHIQFIYDEDKVNVFIKLVGEVEEISERYVRNRLKDSGIIFGVLDQSIIDLFGDKSKEFKSGKKILLARGIAPTKGKNGYPEYLISDEISIKENDRGLVDFYDIGIIKTVKRGEKLVHIHPPGHGSPGKNVYEEILPPKLGDEVKVKELIIDGAEIKDNYIVAARDGRYRRFADGKVGVLEEVVVDGDLNFSVGNISTTATINVKRDILSRFEISTTTDINVYGSIEDAKIFAGENLVCRSGILSGEKPITAGTIKAKYITGRKNITCNDIYIEDMISSSIIRVKKILEAKKLTGGLTQVMEGFIVGELGNKSFQKTKIDVGFQEEDLMDMAKLYSEMKKKHMEVQNIEREIESVKAAIKEIDVRVEGLRITGKDMLADKMMKEREKKEIMLGIYDEKKIPIRNRYKELKDEYEELLRIRNDNNKKMIILNKLYPNVTITLNSKLTYTTKTTMERIEFRINDEGELYPFELKTLPKKK